The Methanocella sp. genome segment AAGATGCATGACCGCATGATCATCGAGCTGAACGACTACAAGAACGTAATTCGGGCCCGGGACATCATACTCCGCACGCTGGGATGACCACGGCGGCACGGAGGCACCACGGAGGGCACGGTTAATTATTCACCACGGCGACACGGCGAACACGGCGCTCCTTAAAAATTGATCCGGCGACACCACGGCGACACGGTTTCCTGATAATATTATTAAGCAGGGGGTCTCCGAGGGGTAAGCAAGAGCGCTCCGCGCGGCGTCAGCCCCCTTCAGGAAATAAAAGTCCTCCGTGCCCTCTGTGTCCTCCGTGGTGAATAATTAGCCGTGCCCTCCGTGGTGCGTCCGTGCCGCCGCGGTTTTTACAGGGGGCATGTCCGCCGCTTTTTACTTATTAGGTGCATGCATGAGAAAATATATGACTACGGACATTTAACATTGTTTAATACTCCAGGAAACCCTATGACCGAGGTAATCGTCCATGAGCCCGACCTGTGCACCGGCTGCCGGCAGTGCATGACGGCGTGTTCTTTTCGCAATTATAAGACCTACAATTACGATCTTTCCCTCTGCAAGGTCATCGACGGGCCGAACGGCACGTTCGTCCGGGTCTACTGCCAGCACTGCAGGGACCCAATGTGCAAGGCCGCCTGCCCCACGGGCGCCATTAGCAAGGACGAGGCCACCGGCTTCGTGACCATAGATAAGATGCTGTGTATAGGATGCAAGGCGTGCATGTGGGCATGCCCCATTTCCATACCGCAAATGCAAAGAGGCCTCAAGGCAATGGCTAAGTGCGACATGTGTGGCGGCGATCCCGAGTGCATCAAGGTGTGCTCGGCCAAAGCCATCAAGCTCGTCTCCCGCGAGGACGCCATGAAGATCGTGGAGAGGATCAGGAAATGAAGGAGCTATATCCCTGGAGACGTCCTGTAAAGATACCGCTGCCGTCCTCCGTAAAGCCACAGCTTATCCGGCACTTCTCCATCGGGCTGCTATATCCGGTGACCGACGAGCTTATCGAGGCCAGGAAGAAGGCCAACATCGACCCGATACCTCCCACGGCCCACCGGTACCACGAGGCGGTGGACGACATACAGAAGATCGTCCGGGCGATGGATATAGACAAGAAGATGGGTTTAGACTTGGACAAAATGGAGTACAAGTTCAATGATCGAGCAAACGGCCATTGAGGCCGGGAAACAGGCGGCGAAGCCGAAGTACGCGCACTTCCTGGGCTGCGTCATGCCCACTAAGATGCCCTGGGCCGAGTCGGCCATCATGAAGGTGCTGCCAAAGCTGGGCGTGGATGTCGAGTACCTCACCAGGTCCACCTGCTGCCCGAGGGCCGGCGTCTGGATATCGGTCGATAAGCGGGTCTGGCTCACTCTCGCATCCTATAATCTGCTTCAGGCGGAAGAGGCCGGAAGGGACGTCATGGTCTCCTGCAACGGGTGCTACGTCACGCTATACGAGGCTAATAAGGTCCTCCAGGAGGACCCGAAGGCGCTGGAGGAAGTCAACCACTATCTGGCATCCGCCGGCAAGCATTACGACGCGAACGTGCGTGTCCGCCACTTACTGGAGGTCCTGTACGAGGACGTGGGGATAGACCGCATAAAGAAAGAGGCGAGAAAGCTCCCCATCCGGGTCGCCATCCACCCGGGATGCCACATGCGCATCTTCCAGGACGGCCACCTGGTGAGGTACTTCACCGAGCTGAACGAGGCGCTCGTCGACGAGGTCGTGCCCTACGGCCTTGAGCGCATGTGCTGCGGCCTGCAGGCGAACCTGGCTGACCGGGAGTTTGCCACCTACGACCGGGCAAAGCGGAAGTTCGACGCGATCAAGGCGCAAAACGTGGACGCCCTGGTCCTGGTGTGCTCCGGGTGCTACGACCAGTTCGAGCGGGCCATAGCCGCACTAAAAAAGAAGGACGGGTACAACTTCGACGTGCCAGTCATCCATCTGGCGGAGCTACTGGCGATCTCGTACGGCCTGAAGCCGGACGATTTCGGCATGCGCTACATGCGGACTGCGCCGGTCGATAAGCTCATAGAAAAACTGGAGATCAAATAATAATGAAGCCATACTTCATCATCGCCATATTCATCCTGGTGGCCAGCGTGCTGGGCGCGCTATTTTTCGCCGACCGGAGCATGATCGTATTATTCTTATTCGCAGAGCTAGCCTCGCTAGTCTCGTTCTACGTCTTCTTCTCGGTCATTATCCCCTCGCTGTTCCCGGAGTACCGGAACGTGGACGAGAACTTTAACTGCGGCGCTGACGAGATATACCTGAACTCGAAAGAGATGTACGGGCCCAAGACGCCGTTCGGGGGGATGAAGGATAAGTAAGCTGCCCGTAAGCATCGTGGAGATCAGGCCTGAAGAGGTCTCCGACAGAGTTAGCGGCCTTCTCGAAAAAGGGGCCAGGATGATATACGCCTCCGGCGTGGACATGGGCGTCCAGGGCATCAAGGTAGACTACTACTTCTGCTTCGACCGGGCGACTCCCAGCCAGCATACCATCCTGAGGACGTACCTGGACCGGGAGAATCCGGTGGTGAAGTCGGTCACGCCCATCACCGATCAGGCGGACTGGTCGGAGAGAGAGCTGATCGAATTCTTAGGAGTAAAGGTCCAGGGCCACCCGAACCCGACGCATCTATGGCTACCTCTGAACTGGGACGACATGTACCTCGGGGGACAGCCGGAGGGCGATCACGAGACCGAGCGCATCAATGCTGCGCCCCCGGCCACGACGCCCCGGGAGAACATCGTGACCCTGCCGGTCACGTCCATCCCGTACGGCCCCTATCACCCGGCGTTCATCGAGAGCAACTTCCTGAAGATGTCCGTGGAGGACGAGGTCGTCAGGAAGGCGGACCTGAAGCTGGGCTTCAACCATCGCAGCGTCATCAAGCTGATGGAACGGCGGGACTATTACAAGGACATTTTCCTCGCCGAGCGCATCTGCGGCTTCTGCAACGCCCATCACGCCCTGACTTTCGCCCATGCGGTTGAAGGGATCACCTCTATCGAGGCCCCGAAAAAGGCGCGGCTCGCGAGGACATTATTATGCGAGATGGAGCGTATCCAGAGCCACCTGCTGGCTGTCGGACTGATCGGCGACCTGACGGGCTTTCGCACCATGCTGATGCACTCGCTCCGCGTGAGGGAGGAGATGCAGGACAGCCTGGAGGTCGTGTCCGGCCAGAGGGTCACCCATGGGCTCATCACGCTGGGCGGCATCCGCAGGGACATCACGCCCACTCAGGCCGATTTCATACTGAATAAGCTAAAGATCATGAAAAAGTCGGTGCCCGAATTCTTCGACCAGGCGCTATCGAACGACGTGCTCATCGACAGGCTCAAGAACGTCGGCGTGCTCTCGCTCGAGAACGGCGTAAAGCTCGGCGCCGTCGGCCCGACAGCCAGGGGCAGCGGGCTTCGGATCGACGTGCGTAAGAATTCGCCCTACGATGCCTACGAGGACGTCGACTGGGACATCGTCACCGAGAACGGCTGCGACAGCCTGGCGAGGATGAAGGTCAAGATGCGGGAAGTGCTCATGTCCATGCACATCGCCGAGCAGTGCCTAGAAAAAATAAAGGTTGCGCCACAGGAGCTGGCCATGAAGGTGACCGAGCTCCCCTGCGGTGAGGCCATCGCCAGGAGCGAGCCTCCCCGGGGCGAGCTGCTCTATCACGTGGCGTCCAACGGCACGAACACGCCGGACTTCGTCCGCATCCGCGTGCCGACGTTCCTTACCGCCCACATCATGCTCCGGCTCATCCAGGGCGGCTGGGTGGGCGACGTGCCCGCCATCATCGGGAGCATCGACCCTTGCTTCTCCTGCACCGACCGGGTCACCATCGTAAAGAATAACCGGAAGAGCGTCGTCGACATGAGAGCGCTGGGAGGCAGGCAGTGATCGATCCGGCCTGGCTCAACCCTCTCATCGCCTTCGCCGTGGGCATAGTGCTGTCCTTCAACCTGAGAAAGGTCTTTGCCCGCGTCCAGTCGCGCCGGGGCCCCCTGCTATGGATGCCTGCCGCATGGCAGGATATTAATCATTCCAAGCTCCTGCAGCCGTTATACGATATCGTCAAGCTGTTCTCGAAACAGACCCTCATTCCGCA includes the following:
- a CDS encoding hdrC-like protein — protein: MKELYPWRRPVKIPLPSSVKPQLIRHFSIGLLYPVTDELIEARKKANIDPIPPTAHRYHEAVDDIQKIVRAMDIDKKMGLDLDKMEYKFNDRANGH
- a CDS encoding 4Fe-4S dicluster domain-containing protein, whose protein sequence is MTEVIVHEPDLCTGCRQCMTACSFRNYKTYNYDLSLCKVIDGPNGTFVRVYCQHCRDPMCKAACPTGAISKDEATGFVTIDKMLCIGCKACMWACPISIPQMQRGLKAMAKCDMCGGDPECIKVCSAKAIKLVSREDAMKIVERIRK
- a CDS encoding NADH-quinone oxidoreductase subunit C, translated to MEIRPEEVSDRVSGLLEKGARMIYASGVDMGVQGIKVDYYFCFDRATPSQHTILRTYLDRENPVVKSVTPITDQADWSERELIEFLGVKVQGHPNPTHLWLPLNWDDMYLGGQPEGDHETERINAAPPATTPRENIVTLPVTSIPYGPYHPAFIESNFLKMSVEDEVVRKADLKLGFNHRSVIKLMERRDYYKDIFLAERICGFCNAHHALTFAHAVEGITSIEAPKKARLARTLLCEMERIQSHLLAVGLIGDLTGFRTMLMHSLRVREEMQDSLEVVSGQRVTHGLITLGGIRRDITPTQADFILNKLKIMKKSVPEFFDQALSNDVLIDRLKNVGVLSLENGVKLGAVGPTARGSGLRIDVRKNSPYDAYEDVDWDIVTENGCDSLARMKVKMREVLMSMHIAEQCLEKIKVAPQELAMKVTELPCGEAIARSEPPRGELLYHVASNGTNTPDFVRIRVPTFLTAHIMLRLIQGGWVGDVPAIIGSIDPCFSCTDRVTIVKNNRKSVVDMRALGGRQ
- a CDS encoding CoB--CoM heterodisulfide reductase iron-sulfur subunit B family protein, translated to MIEQTAIEAGKQAAKPKYAHFLGCVMPTKMPWAESAIMKVLPKLGVDVEYLTRSTCCPRAGVWISVDKRVWLTLASYNLLQAEEAGRDVMVSCNGCYVTLYEANKVLQEDPKALEEVNHYLASAGKHYDANVRVRHLLEVLYEDVGIDRIKKEARKLPIRVAIHPGCHMRIFQDGHLVRYFTELNEALVDEVVPYGLERMCCGLQANLADREFATYDRAKRKFDAIKAQNVDALVLVCSGCYDQFERAIAALKKKDGYNFDVPVIHLAELLAISYGLKPDDFGMRYMRTAPVDKLIEKLEIK